One Salvelinus sp. IW2-2015 unplaced genomic scaffold, ASM291031v2 Un_scaffold4050, whole genome shotgun sequence genomic region harbors:
- the LOC139026169 gene encoding uncharacterized protein has translation MGAAPQITCPHDPCSSSSPETLPYRAPSSPPETLPSRAPSSPPETLPSRAPSSPPETLPSKGSSSPTETLPSRAPSSPPVTLPSGSLQPPRDPALQGSLQSPVTLPSGSLQSPRDPALQGSLQSPVTLPSGSLQSPRDPALQGSLQLPRDPALQGPSSPQRPCPPGLPPVPSDLLPSRAPSSPQRPCPPGLPPAPRDPALQPTPPPHAVPSLLFHLYPQSSLQSPRDPALQGLPRAASPETLPSRAPSSPQRPLALQGSLQSPSDPALQGSLQSPETLPSRAPPPAPSPETLPL, from the exons ATGGGAGCTGCCCCCCAGATCACCTGCCCCCATGACCCCTGCTCATCCAGCTCCCCAGAGACCCTGCCCTACAGGGCTCCCTCCAGTCCCCCAGAGACCCTGCCCTCCAGGGCTCCCTCCAGTCCCCCAGAGACCCTGCCCTCCAGGGCTCCCTCCAGTCCCCCAGAGACCCTGCCCTCCAAGGGCTCCTCCAGCCCCACAGAGACCCTGCCCTCAAGGGCTCCCTCCAGTCCCCCAGTGACCCTGCCCTCCGGCTCCCTCCAGCCCCCCAGAGACCCTGCCCTCCAGGGCTCCCTCCAGTCCCCAGTGACCCTGCCCTCCGGCTCCCTCCAGTCCCCCAGAGACCCTGCCCTCCAGGGCTCCCTCCAGTCCCCAGTGACCCTGCCCTCCGGCTCCCTCCAGTCCCCCAGAGACCCTGCCCTCCAGGGCTCCCTCCAGCTCCCCAGAGACCCTGCCCTCCAGGGCCCCTCCAGTCCCCAGAGACCCTGCCCTCCAGGGCTCCCTCCAGTCCCCAGTGACCTGCTGCCCTCCAGGGCTCCCTCCAGTCCCCAGAGACCCTGCCCTCCAGGGCTCCCTCCAGCTCCCAGAGACCCTGCCCTccagcccaccccccccccccatgctgtTCCCAGCCTCTTATTCCATCTATATCCACAGA GCTCCCTCCAGTCCCCCAGAGACCCTGCCCTCCAGGGCCTCCCTCGCGCAGCTTCCCCAGAGACCCTGCCCTCCAGGGCTCCCTCCAGTCCCCAGAGACCCCTCGCCCTCCAGGGCTCCCTCCAGTCCCCCAGTGACCCTGCCCTCCAGGGCTCCCTCCAGTCCCCAGAGACCCTGCCCTCCAGGGCTCCTCCGCCAGCTCCCAGCCCAGAGACCCTGCCCC TTTGA